The proteins below come from a single Micromonospora citrea genomic window:
- a CDS encoding aminotransferase class V-fold PLP-dependent enzyme — protein sequence MEIAQAQKLWQPQPGWLNTASYGLPPDPAWDAVQAALAEWRSGRTSWEGWGEATERSRAAFAGLVGVPAADVAVGSTVSQLLAPVAAALPAGATVVVPEVEFTSNLFPWLVQVERGVRVRTVPLAGLVDAIDADTDLVAFSLVQSADGAVAPYAGIVAAARAHGALVAVDATQACGWLPFDANLADVVAVGAYKWLMAPRGSAFAYLAPALRDRLRPDAAGWYAGDDPHASYYGPPLRLADDARRFDISPAWFSWVGTAPALELLAEIGVPAVHAHDVALANRFLAGLGRPPGESAIVAVEVPDAAERLERAGVRAAVRAGRVRASFHVYSTEADVDLALAALTG from the coding sequence GTGGAGATCGCACAGGCGCAGAAGTTGTGGCAGCCGCAGCCGGGTTGGCTGAACACCGCCAGCTACGGGCTGCCGCCCGACCCGGCGTGGGACGCGGTGCAGGCGGCGCTTGCCGAATGGCGCTCCGGGCGTACCTCCTGGGAGGGCTGGGGCGAGGCGACCGAGCGGTCCCGGGCCGCCTTCGCCGGTCTGGTCGGGGTGCCGGCCGCCGACGTCGCGGTCGGCAGCACGGTCTCGCAACTGCTGGCCCCGGTCGCCGCCGCCCTGCCCGCCGGCGCGACCGTGGTGGTGCCGGAGGTCGAGTTCACCTCCAACCTCTTCCCGTGGCTGGTGCAGGTCGAGCGGGGCGTGCGGGTGCGCACCGTGCCGCTGGCCGGGCTCGTCGACGCGATCGACGCCGACACCGACCTGGTGGCGTTCAGCCTGGTGCAGTCGGCCGACGGCGCGGTCGCCCCGTACGCCGGGATCGTCGCGGCGGCCCGGGCGCACGGGGCGCTCGTCGCGGTCGACGCCACCCAGGCGTGCGGCTGGCTGCCGTTCGACGCGAACCTCGCCGACGTGGTCGCGGTGGGCGCGTACAAGTGGCTGATGGCCCCGCGCGGCTCCGCGTTCGCCTACCTGGCGCCCGCGCTGCGGGATCGGCTGCGCCCCGACGCCGCCGGCTGGTACGCGGGGGACGACCCACACGCCTCCTACTACGGCCCGCCGCTGCGCCTGGCCGACGACGCGCGCCGGTTCGACATCTCGCCGGCGTGGTTCAGCTGGGTCGGTACGGCCCCCGCACTGGAACTGCTCGCCGAGATCGGCGTGCCCGCCGTGCACGCGCACGACGTCGCCCTGGCCAACCGTTTCCTCGCCGGGCTGGGCCGGCCGCCGGGAGAGAGCGCGATCGTCGCGGTGGAGGTGCCGGACGCGGCGGAGCGGCTGGAGCGGGCCGGCGTCCGGGCGGCGGTCCGTGCCGGCCGGGTGCGGGCGTCCTTCCACGTCTACTCCACCGAGGCCGACGTCGACCTCGCCCTGGCCGCGCTCACCGGCTGA
- the dnaE gene encoding DNA polymerase III subunit alpha — MGDSFAHLHVHTEYSMLDGAARLKDLFAEVKRQGMPAVAMTDHGNMHGANDFYKQAMAAGVKPILGIEAYVAPESRFHKQRVRWGRPEQKSDDVSGSGGYTHMTIWARNKTGLHNLFKLTSRSYTEGFFVKWPRMDAELLAENAEGLMATTGCPSGEVQTRLRLGQYDEALKAAARYQEIFGKENYFLEIMDHGISIERRVRQELHDISRKLDIPPVVTNDSHYTHEAQAEAHDVLLCVQTAANVADPNRFRFDGSGYYIKSADEMRGVDNSDLWLEGCRNTLLVAEKVDPAGMFEFHNLMPRFPVPEGETEESWFRKETFAGLARRYPGGIPEGHVKQAEYELGVIIQMGFPSYFLVVADFIQWAKSQGIAVGPGRGSAAGSLVAYALGITDLDPIPHGLIFERFLNPERVSMPDVDIDFDERRRGEVIKYVTDKWGEDKVAQIATFGTIKAKAAIKDSARVLGYPYAVGDRITKAMPPAVMGKDIPLEGIFDPKHPRYAEAGEIRGMYEAEADVKKVIDTARGIEGLIRQTGVHAAGVIMSAEPIIDHIPLMRRDSDGVIITQFDYPTCESLGLLKMDFLGLRNLTIIDDAVKNIQLNHGKELDLLALPLDDKPAYELLARGDTLGVFQLDGGPMRSLLRMMKPDNFEDISAVLALYRPGPMGVDSHTNYALRKNGLQEITPIHPELEEPLREILAPTYGLIVYQEQVQRAAQILAGYTLGQADLLRRAMGKKKKEILDKEFIPFRDGCRERGYSDEAIQKVWDVLVPFAGYAFNKAHSAAYGLVSYWTAYLKAHYPAEYMAALLTSVGDDKDKMALYLSECRRMRIQVLPPDVNTSAGPFTPVGKEIRFGLGAVRNVGANVVAAIMRCRDEKGEYTDFYDFLSKVDAVVCNKKTIESLIKAGAFDSLGHSRKALLTVHAEAIDAYADVKRKEAVGQYDLFGAGFGDAETSSTTVMPVIGDGEWDKRDKLAFEREMLGLYVSDHPLFGLEHVLGAAADCTIAALSEEGTVPDGAVVTLAGILSGVQRRVTKQGRAWASATLEDLAGGVETLFFPNTYEVIGQYIAEDAIVVVKGRVDRRDDTPRIMAMDMSMPDVSSNPASKPITLTIPVTRCTPPLVERLKETLVLHPGDTEVHVKLLNGSKVTTLRLGPFRVAATTALMGDLKSVLGPANVS; from the coding sequence ATGGGCGATTCGTTCGCGCATCTGCACGTGCACACGGAGTACTCGATGCTCGACGGGGCGGCCCGGCTGAAGGACCTCTTCGCCGAGGTCAAGCGGCAGGGCATGCCGGCGGTCGCGATGACCGACCACGGCAACATGCACGGCGCGAACGACTTCTACAAGCAGGCGATGGCGGCCGGCGTGAAGCCGATCCTGGGCATCGAGGCGTACGTGGCGCCGGAGTCGCGGTTCCACAAGCAGCGGGTGCGCTGGGGCCGGCCGGAGCAGAAGAGCGACGACGTCTCCGGCAGCGGCGGCTACACCCACATGACCATCTGGGCGAGGAACAAGACCGGTCTGCACAACCTCTTCAAGCTGACCAGCCGGTCGTACACGGAGGGGTTCTTCGTCAAGTGGCCGCGGATGGACGCGGAGCTGCTCGCCGAGAACGCCGAGGGGCTGATGGCCACCACCGGTTGCCCGTCCGGGGAGGTGCAGACCCGGCTGCGCCTGGGCCAGTACGACGAGGCGCTCAAGGCCGCGGCGCGATACCAGGAGATCTTCGGCAAGGAGAACTACTTCCTGGAGATCATGGACCACGGCATCAGCATCGAGCGCCGGGTCCGCCAGGAGCTGCACGACATCTCGCGCAAGCTGGACATCCCGCCCGTGGTGACCAACGACTCGCACTACACGCACGAGGCCCAGGCCGAGGCGCACGACGTGCTGCTCTGCGTCCAGACGGCGGCCAACGTCGCCGACCCGAACCGGTTCCGGTTCGACGGCAGCGGCTACTACATCAAGTCCGCCGACGAGATGCGCGGCGTCGACAACTCCGACCTGTGGCTGGAGGGCTGCCGCAACACCCTGCTGGTGGCCGAGAAGGTCGACCCCGCCGGGATGTTCGAGTTCCACAACCTGATGCCGCGCTTCCCGGTCCCGGAGGGGGAGACCGAGGAGTCCTGGTTCCGCAAGGAGACCTTCGCCGGGCTGGCCCGGCGCTACCCCGGCGGCATCCCCGAGGGGCACGTCAAGCAGGCCGAGTACGAGCTGGGCGTCATCATCCAGATGGGGTTCCCGTCGTACTTCCTCGTGGTCGCCGACTTCATCCAGTGGGCCAAGAGCCAGGGCATCGCGGTGGGCCCCGGGCGTGGCTCGGCGGCCGGCTCGCTGGTGGCGTACGCCCTGGGCATCACCGACCTCGACCCGATCCCGCACGGGCTGATCTTCGAGCGCTTCCTCAACCCCGAGCGCGTCTCGATGCCGGATGTCGACATCGACTTCGACGAGCGCCGGCGCGGCGAGGTGATCAAGTATGTGACCGACAAGTGGGGCGAGGACAAGGTCGCCCAGATCGCCACCTTCGGCACGATCAAGGCGAAGGCCGCGATCAAGGACTCGGCCCGGGTGCTCGGCTACCCGTACGCGGTGGGCGACCGGATCACCAAGGCGATGCCCCCGGCGGTGATGGGCAAGGACATCCCGCTGGAGGGCATCTTCGACCCCAAGCACCCCCGGTACGCCGAGGCCGGCGAGATCCGGGGCATGTACGAGGCCGAGGCGGACGTCAAGAAGGTCATCGACACCGCCCGGGGCATCGAGGGGCTGATCCGGCAGACCGGCGTGCACGCCGCCGGCGTCATCATGTCCGCCGAGCCGATCATCGACCACATCCCGCTGATGCGCCGGGACTCCGACGGGGTCATCATCACCCAGTTCGACTACCCGACGTGCGAGTCGCTCGGGCTGTTGAAGATGGACTTCCTCGGCCTGCGAAACCTGACGATCATCGACGACGCGGTGAAGAACATCCAGCTCAACCACGGCAAGGAGCTGGATCTGCTGGCGTTGCCGCTGGACGACAAGCCCGCGTACGAGCTGCTGGCCCGGGGCGACACCCTGGGCGTCTTCCAGCTCGACGGCGGGCCGATGCGCTCCCTGCTGCGGATGATGAAGCCCGACAACTTCGAGGACATCTCCGCCGTCCTCGCGCTCTACCGCCCCGGCCCGATGGGCGTCGACTCGCACACCAACTACGCGCTGCGCAAGAACGGCCTCCAGGAGATCACGCCGATCCACCCGGAGCTGGAGGAGCCGCTGCGGGAGATCCTCGCGCCCACCTACGGCCTGATCGTCTACCAGGAGCAGGTGCAGCGCGCCGCGCAGATCCTCGCCGGCTACACGCTCGGCCAGGCCGACCTGCTGCGCCGCGCGATGGGCAAGAAGAAGAAGGAGATCCTCGACAAGGAGTTCATCCCGTTCCGCGACGGCTGCCGGGAGCGGGGCTACTCCGACGAGGCGATCCAGAAGGTATGGGACGTGCTGGTCCCGTTCGCCGGCTACGCCTTCAACAAGGCGCACTCGGCGGCGTACGGCCTGGTGTCCTACTGGACGGCCTACCTGAAGGCGCACTACCCGGCGGAATACATGGCGGCGCTGCTCACCTCGGTCGGCGACGACAAGGACAAGATGGCGCTCTATCTCTCGGAGTGCCGTCGGATGCGCATCCAGGTGCTGCCGCCGGACGTGAACACCTCCGCCGGGCCGTTCACCCCGGTCGGCAAGGAGATCCGCTTCGGCCTCGGCGCGGTACGCAACGTCGGGGCGAACGTCGTCGCCGCGATCATGCGTTGCCGCGACGAGAAGGGCGAGTACACCGACTTCTACGACTTCCTGTCCAAGGTCGACGCGGTGGTCTGCAACAAGAAGACCATCGAATCGCTGATCAAGGCCGGGGCGTTCGACTCGCTCGGGCACTCCCGCAAGGCGCTGCTCACGGTGCACGCGGAGGCGATCGACGCGTACGCCGACGTCAAGCGCAAGGAGGCCGTCGGCCAGTACGACCTCTTCGGCGCCGGCTTCGGCGACGCGGAGACCAGCAGCACCACGGTGATGCCGGTGATCGGCGACGGGGAGTGGGACAAGCGCGACAAGCTCGCCTTCGAACGCGAGATGCTCGGCCTCTACGTCTCCGACCACCCGCTCTTCGGCCTGGAGCACGTCCTCGGCGCGGCGGCGGACTGCACCATCGCCGCCCTGTCCGAGGAGGGCACCGTGCCGGACGGGGCGGTGGTGACCCTCGCCGGCATCCTCTCCGGCGTGCAGCGTCGGGTCACCAAGCAGGGCCGGGCCTGGGCCTCGGCCACCCTGGAGGACCTGGCCGGCGGCGTGGAGACGCTCTTCTTCCCCAACACCTACGAGGTGATTGGGCAGTACATCGCCGAGGACGCCATCGTGGTGGTCAAGGGGCGGGTCGACCGGCGCGACGACACGCCCCGGATCATGGCGATGGACATGTCCATGCCGGACGTCAGCAGCAACCCGGCGAGCAAGCCGATCACCCTGACCATCCCGGTGACCCGGTGCACGCCGCCGCTGGTGGAGCGTCTCAAGGAGACCCTGGTGCTGCACCCGGGCGACACCGAGGTGCACGTCAAGCTGCTCAACGGCAGCAAGGTCACCACGCTGCGGCTCGGCCCGTTCCGGGTGGCGGCCACCACCGCGCTGATGGGCGACCTGAAGAGCGTCCTCGGCCCCGCCAACGTCAGCTGA
- a CDS encoding RNA polymerase sigma factor, with translation MPLGDDIEALAASAARGDPAALDALLAAVRPEVLRLCARLLPNRQDAEEACQDALLALARGIARFEGRSSFHTWLYRLTANRARSTYRLLRRRWLVEAGGVPLPEPVDPRRTSVVAGTRLDLLDALDSVRPELAEAVTLRDVLGLGYREIADLLDLPEGTVKSRLHEARRQVRLRLAGEPGRDGDGRR, from the coding sequence ATGCCCCTCGGCGACGATATCGAGGCCCTGGCCGCGTCGGCGGCACGCGGCGACCCGGCGGCGCTCGACGCCCTGCTGGCCGCGGTGCGCCCGGAGGTGCTGCGGCTGTGCGCCCGGCTGCTGCCGAACCGGCAGGATGCCGAGGAGGCGTGCCAGGACGCGCTGCTCGCGCTGGCGCGGGGCATCGCCCGGTTCGAGGGCCGGTCGTCGTTCCACACCTGGCTCTACCGGCTGACGGCCAACCGGGCCCGCTCGACCTACCGGTTGCTGCGCCGGCGCTGGCTGGTGGAGGCCGGTGGCGTGCCGCTGCCCGAGCCGGTGGACCCCCGGCGGACCAGCGTGGTCGCCGGCACCCGGCTGGACCTGCTCGACGCGCTCGACTCGGTCCGCCCCGAACTCGCCGAGGCGGTGACTCTGCGCGACGTTCTCGGGTTGGGCTACCGCGAGATCGCCGACCTGCTCGACCTGCCCGAGGGCACCGTCAAGTCGCGGCTGCACGAGGCACGCCGGCAGGTCCGGCTCCGGCTGGCCGGGGAGCCCGGACGCGACGGCGACGGGCGGCGGTGA
- a CDS encoding serine/threonine-protein kinase, whose amino-acid sequence MTSPVRIGPYRIERLLGAGSFATVWLGHDPRLDSRVAIKVLAENWHHDLRVRERFLDEARLLRRLDDERLVRVHALGELPDGRPYAVLAWADGGSLRDRLAAGPIPVPAALDLLADIADGVAVLHRHGVVHRDLAPGNVLFRSAPDGERPLIADLGLAKALAAASGLTARAGTPGYMAPEQDDPFAIVDIRADVYGLGRLGLRLLGGGAERPGGAVRLRAGVPPEVAAVLRRATAARPADRHPDAAAFGAALRHAAGRPARYAAGPPAPNAAVPPGGPTGGGPTGLRRLTVVGLGIAALAAVGLTAGDGAPAGRAAGTWTSGPVTVALPTGWRAAGTGWAGQYGDDGRLEPALVMSPDPGRWAADPTVPGAFVGLSATIAARTTPAGFVAERPHAACAAAPVRRTRQAGVDWVVARFACDRGRPVVVEAAGLDPGGAGLIYVQVAPPATGGDEFVDTLLAGVRVG is encoded by the coding sequence GTGACCAGTCCGGTGCGGATCGGGCCCTACCGGATCGAGCGGCTGCTCGGCGCGGGGTCGTTCGCCACGGTCTGGCTGGGCCACGACCCGCGGCTCGACTCGCGGGTGGCGATCAAGGTGCTGGCCGAGAACTGGCACCACGACCTGCGCGTGCGGGAACGCTTCCTCGACGAGGCCCGGCTGCTGCGGCGGCTCGACGACGAGCGGCTGGTCCGGGTCCACGCGCTGGGCGAGCTGCCGGACGGCCGGCCGTACGCGGTGCTGGCCTGGGCCGACGGCGGCAGCCTGCGGGACCGGCTGGCGGCCGGGCCGATTCCCGTACCGGCCGCCCTGGACCTGCTCGCCGACATCGCCGACGGCGTCGCCGTCCTGCACCGCCACGGCGTGGTGCACCGCGACCTGGCACCGGGCAACGTCCTGTTCCGCTCCGCGCCGGACGGCGAGCGGCCGCTCATCGCCGACCTCGGCCTGGCCAAGGCGCTCGCCGCAGCCTCCGGCCTCACCGCCCGGGCCGGCACCCCCGGCTACATGGCCCCGGAGCAGGACGACCCGTTCGCGATCGTCGACATCCGTGCCGACGTGTACGGGCTGGGCCGGCTCGGCCTGCGCCTCCTCGGCGGGGGCGCGGAGCGGCCGGGCGGGGCGGTCCGGCTCCGGGCGGGCGTCCCGCCGGAGGTGGCGGCGGTGCTGCGCCGGGCCACCGCCGCCCGCCCCGCCGACCGGCACCCGGACGCGGCGGCCTTCGGCGCGGCCCTGCGGCACGCCGCCGGCAGGCCCGCCCGGTACGCCGCCGGCCCGCCCGCCCCGAACGCCGCCGTGCCGCCGGGTGGGCCCACCGGGGGCGGACCGACGGGCCTTCGGCGGCTGACGGTCGTGGGGCTGGGCATCGCGGCGCTGGCTGCCGTCGGGCTCACCGCCGGGGACGGCGCGCCGGCCGGGCGGGCCGCCGGCACCTGGACGAGCGGGCCGGTCACGGTCGCGCTGCCGACCGGGTGGCGGGCCGCCGGCACGGGCTGGGCCGGCCAGTACGGTGACGACGGCCGGCTCGAACCGGCCCTGGTGATGTCGCCCGACCCGGGGCGGTGGGCGGCCGACCCGACCGTGCCGGGCGCCTTCGTCGGCCTGTCGGCCACCATCGCCGCGCGGACCACCCCGGCCGGCTTCGTCGCCGAGCGCCCGCACGCGGCCTGCGCCGCCGCGCCCGTGCGGCGTACCCGGCAGGCGGGCGTCGACTGGGTGGTGGCCCGGTTCGCCTGCGACCGGGGCCGGCCCGTGGTCGTCGAGGCCGCCGGTCTCGATCCCGGCGGCGCCGGCCTGATCTACGTGCAGGTCGCGCCGCCGGCCACCGGCGGGGACGAGTTCGTCGACACCCTGCTTGCCGGGGTACGGGTGGGGTAG
- a CDS encoding sensor histidine kinase, giving the protein MNTVKDDDWRRPGPTPEQRRLDVYAGLATVALALVSLTLARSTGTFLLGPPPSVPEQVFWSVAVTLPMIWRRRFPAATTLVVSVAFVAAQARSAPETQLSQWALFAAIYSLGAWGPDRRLARRLRIGVIVTMFVWLGVAYALSLDDIPPDAFADAVGPVPPVLAAIVGGVLVNGLFFGFAYFFGETAWLAARRQHEVQERAEELRRSQAEVREHAVVGERVRIARELHDVVAHHVSVMGVQASAARRVLDKDPTKARTALGAIEETARTAVDELRRMLGVLRARDDEADRADQPGPAAIDRVTAVVDRAREAGLRATLGVYGDRVPLPESVSQSAYRVVQEAVTNTIKHAAGATALDVRVRYLAHEVEVDVTDDGRATRPANADGLGLVGMRERVATHGGSLEVGPRAGGGWRVRARFPLPVAAGRPA; this is encoded by the coding sequence GTGAACACCGTGAAGGACGACGACTGGCGGCGGCCGGGGCCCACCCCGGAGCAGCGGCGCCTCGACGTCTACGCCGGGCTGGCGACGGTCGCCCTGGCGCTGGTCAGCCTCACCCTCGCCCGCAGCACCGGGACGTTCCTGCTGGGGCCGCCGCCGTCCGTACCGGAGCAGGTCTTCTGGAGCGTCGCCGTGACCCTGCCGATGATCTGGCGACGCCGCTTCCCCGCCGCCACCACCCTGGTCGTCTCGGTCGCGTTCGTCGCCGCGCAGGCGCGCTCGGCCCCGGAGACGCAGCTCTCCCAGTGGGCGCTGTTCGCCGCCATCTACTCGCTGGGCGCGTGGGGGCCGGACCGCCGGTTGGCCCGCCGGCTGCGGATCGGCGTGATCGTCACCATGTTCGTCTGGTTGGGCGTCGCCTACGCGCTCTCCCTCGACGACATCCCGCCGGACGCGTTCGCCGACGCGGTGGGACCGGTGCCCCCGGTGCTCGCCGCGATCGTCGGCGGGGTGCTGGTCAACGGCCTGTTCTTCGGGTTCGCCTACTTCTTCGGGGAGACCGCGTGGCTGGCCGCCCGCCGGCAGCACGAGGTGCAGGAGCGGGCCGAGGAGCTGCGCCGCTCGCAGGCCGAGGTCCGCGAGCACGCGGTGGTGGGCGAGCGGGTCCGCATCGCCCGGGAACTGCACGACGTGGTCGCCCACCACGTGTCGGTGATGGGCGTGCAGGCGTCCGCCGCCCGCCGGGTGCTCGACAAGGACCCGACGAAGGCCCGCACGGCACTGGGCGCGATCGAGGAGACGGCCCGCACGGCCGTCGACGAGCTACGCCGGATGCTCGGCGTGCTCCGCGCCCGCGACGACGAGGCCGACCGCGCGGACCAGCCGGGGCCGGCCGCGATCGACCGGGTCACGGCTGTGGTCGACCGGGCCCGCGAGGCCGGGCTGCGGGCCACCCTGGGGGTGTACGGGGACCGGGTGCCGCTGCCGGAGTCGGTCTCCCAGTCCGCGTACCGGGTCGTCCAGGAGGCCGTGACGAACACGATCAAGCATGCCGCCGGGGCGACCGCGCTCGACGTGCGGGTCCGCTACCTGGCGCACGAGGTGGAGGTCGACGTGACTGACGACGGACGGGCCACCCGCCCCGCGAACGCCGACGGGCTCGGCCTGGTCGGGATGCGGGAGCGGGTCGCCACCCACGGCGGCTCGCTGGAGGTCGGCCCGCGCGCCGGCGGCGGTTGGCGGGTGCGGGCGAGGTTCCCGCTGCCGGTGGCGGCGGGACGGCCGGCGTGA
- a CDS encoding response regulator — MRVLLADDQHLVRTGFRVILEVEDDIEVVGEAADGARAVSMTRVLRPDVVLMDVEMPGVDGLEATRRITAEQDEPGGPAVLILTTFDRDDYLFAALRAGASGFLLKNGTPEALVEAIRVLARGDGLLAPELTRRVIATFARPGDAAGPAGGRARPEATLRDLTPREREVLVLVAGGASNAEIAAELHLGEATVKTHVSRVLAKLGLRDRVQAVVFAYEHGVVRPGR, encoded by the coding sequence GTGCGGGTGCTGCTCGCCGACGACCAGCATCTCGTCCGCACCGGGTTCCGGGTCATCCTCGAGGTGGAGGACGACATCGAGGTCGTCGGGGAGGCGGCCGACGGGGCGCGTGCCGTCAGCATGACCCGCGTGCTGCGCCCGGACGTGGTGCTGATGGACGTGGAGATGCCCGGGGTCGACGGGCTGGAGGCCACCCGGCGGATCACCGCCGAGCAGGACGAGCCGGGCGGCCCGGCCGTGCTGATCCTCACCACCTTCGACCGGGACGACTACCTGTTCGCCGCGCTACGGGCCGGGGCCAGCGGCTTCCTGCTGAAGAACGGCACCCCGGAGGCGCTGGTCGAGGCCATCCGGGTGCTCGCCCGGGGCGACGGGCTGCTCGCCCCGGAACTCACCCGGCGGGTCATCGCCACCTTCGCCCGCCCTGGTGACGCCGCCGGACCGGCCGGCGGGCGGGCCCGGCCCGAGGCGACGCTGCGGGACCTCACGCCCCGCGAGCGGGAGGTCCTGGTGCTGGTCGCCGGGGGCGCGAGCAACGCCGAGATCGCCGCCGAGCTGCACCTTGGCGAGGCGACGGTGAAGACGCACGTCAGCCGGGTGCTGGCCAAGCTCGGCCTGCGCGACCGGGTGCAGGCGGTGGTCTTCGCGTACGAACACGGGGTGGTGCGTCCCGGCCGGTGA
- a CDS encoding ABC transporter ATP-binding protein, with product MTNVLRLDGVDRSFGDRRVLQNVSFDVAAGRMTGFVGGNGAGKTTSMRIILGVLAPDAGEVSWRGAPLTREIRRRFGYMPEERGLYPKMSAREQVAYLGRLHGMTAAAARRSTDALLERVGLAERGGDLLETLSLGNQQRAQIAAALVHDPEVLVLDEPFSGLDPMAVDTVVAVLRERAATGVPVLFSSHQLDVVERLCDDLVIISGGVIRAAGSREELRAAYTVPRFELVVETDAGWLRDQPGVTLVDLDGPRAVFDLAPGADEQPVLHAALARGPVRAFRPVSPSLTEIFREVAQ from the coding sequence GTGACGAACGTGCTCCGCCTCGACGGCGTCGACCGCAGCTTCGGCGACCGTCGGGTGCTCCAGAACGTGTCCTTCGACGTGGCGGCGGGCCGGATGACCGGCTTCGTCGGCGGCAACGGCGCCGGCAAGACCACCTCCATGCGGATCATCCTCGGGGTGCTCGCCCCGGACGCCGGCGAGGTGAGTTGGCGGGGCGCGCCGCTGACCCGGGAGATCCGCCGGCGCTTCGGCTACATGCCGGAGGAACGCGGCCTCTATCCCAAGATGAGCGCCCGGGAGCAGGTGGCCTACCTGGGCCGGCTGCACGGCATGACGGCCGCCGCCGCGCGGCGCAGCACGGACGCTCTGCTGGAGCGGGTCGGGCTCGCCGAGCGCGGCGGCGACCTGCTGGAGACGCTGTCGCTGGGCAACCAGCAGCGCGCGCAGATCGCCGCCGCGCTGGTGCACGACCCGGAGGTGCTGGTGCTCGACGAGCCGTTCTCCGGTCTCGACCCGATGGCCGTGGACACGGTCGTCGCGGTCCTGCGGGAGCGGGCCGCCACGGGCGTGCCGGTGCTCTTCTCCAGCCACCAGTTGGACGTCGTCGAGCGGCTCTGCGACGACCTGGTGATCATCTCCGGCGGCGTCATCCGGGCCGCCGGCAGCCGCGAGGAGCTACGCGCGGCGTACACGGTGCCCCGCTTCGAACTGGTGGTGGAGACCGACGCCGGCTGGCTGCGGGACCAGCCCGGGGTGACCCTGGTCGACCTCGACGGCCCCCGCGCCGTGTTCGACCTCGCGCCCGGCGCGGACGAGCAGCCGGTGCTGCACGCGGCGCTGGCCCGCGGCCCCGTCCGCGCCTTCCGCCCGGTCAGTCCCTCCCTCACCGAGATCTTCCGAGAGGTCGCCCAGTGA
- a CDS encoding ABC transporter permease gives MNTTQATRLVAAREIQVKLRDRTFLFTTLFFLLIAAAATILPPLLSGGPSSVAVTEAAAGPLREAGLEVRTVPDDRAAEQAVRDGDVDAAVVSGPAVLAMDDAPDDVVAALSAQPTVRLLDPDAVDPVVAFLVPFAFAFVFFLTSQTFGVQIAQSVVEEKQTRIVEILVAAVPVRALLAGKLVAGTVLALGQIALIALVTVAGVQFSGSGGLLSLLAPAIGWFVPFFLLGFVLVAAMWAAAGALVNRQEDIAGVSTPVQLAVMLPFFAVAFLNDNATAMRVLSYLPFSAPTAMPLRLFTGDAAGWEPLVSLALLLVTAAAFVVAGARVYEGSLLRTNGRTSLRAAWRSRETVG, from the coding sequence GTGAACACCACGCAGGCCACCCGCCTGGTCGCCGCCCGCGAGATCCAGGTCAAGCTGCGCGACCGCACCTTCCTGTTCACCACCCTGTTCTTCCTGCTGATCGCCGCCGCCGCGACCATCCTGCCGCCGCTGCTCTCCGGCGGCCCGTCGAGCGTCGCGGTGACCGAGGCGGCGGCCGGCCCGCTGCGCGAGGCCGGCCTGGAGGTACGCACGGTGCCCGACGACCGCGCCGCCGAGCAGGCCGTACGCGACGGCGACGTCGACGCGGCGGTGGTCTCCGGGCCGGCGGTGCTGGCGATGGACGACGCCCCGGACGACGTGGTGGCGGCGCTGAGTGCGCAGCCCACCGTCCGGCTGCTGGACCCGGACGCGGTGGACCCGGTGGTGGCCTTCCTGGTGCCGTTCGCCTTCGCGTTCGTCTTCTTCCTCACCTCGCAGACCTTCGGCGTGCAGATCGCCCAGTCGGTGGTGGAGGAGAAGCAGACCCGGATCGTGGAGATCCTGGTGGCCGCCGTGCCGGTCCGGGCGCTGCTGGCCGGCAAGCTGGTCGCCGGCACGGTGCTGGCGCTCGGGCAGATCGCGCTGATCGCCCTGGTCACGGTGGCCGGCGTGCAGTTCAGCGGCAGCGGTGGGCTGCTGTCGCTGCTGGCCCCCGCGATCGGCTGGTTCGTGCCGTTCTTCCTGCTCGGCTTCGTGCTGGTCGCGGCCATGTGGGCGGCGGCCGGTGCGCTGGTCAACCGTCAGGAGGACATCGCCGGCGTGTCGACGCCGGTGCAGCTCGCGGTCATGCTGCCGTTCTTCGCGGTGGCCTTCCTGAACGACAACGCGACCGCCATGCGGGTGCTGTCCTACCTGCCGTTCTCCGCGCCGACGGCGATGCCGCTGCGGCTGTTCACCGGGGACGCGGCCGGCTGGGAGCCGCTGGTGTCGCTGGCCCTGCTGCTGGTCACCGCCGCCGCGTTCGTCGTCGCCGGCGCCCGGGTGTACGAGGGCTCGCTGCTGCGCACCAACGGTCGCACCTCGTTGCGCGCCGCGTGGCGGTCCCGCGAGACCGTGGGCTGA